The region TGGTCCTGCTGGTACGCGCCCTTCGGCCAGGGCACGCCGACGGTGGAGCCGGGGGCGGCACCAAGGGCGCCGTCCTCCAGCCAGTCCAGGGTCACGGGGTCGGTGTCGGCTGCCTCGGATCTGGCGGCGGCCTGCGCGTTCGTGCTTCCCAGGGCCCAGCTGAACTGTGCGGCGGCTCCGGCGACTGCGGCCGCCTTCAGCAGGGACCTGCGGGGGATGGGGGACATGGCCTTTCCTTTCCGTGCGGGGAAGTCAGGGGCATGACAGAGCGAGGTACGACGCCGGGGGCGCCGACCTGCGAGGAGCTCAGCGGCGGCGGCGCGCCTCGACGGCGACGGCCGCCGCCGCGACGGCCCCCAGGACGGGGACCGCAAGCGGCGCGACGAACAGGGCGGAAGCGGCCACGACCGCCAGTCCGCCCACGAGCAGGAACGAACCGGCCGGGTCGAGGACCGTACGGCGTCCTGCCTCCGCGAGCAGCGCCCGCCAGGAGGCGCCGGGTTCCCAGACGGCCGCCGCGCGCAGCCCGGACACGACGAGGCCGATCAGGGCGAAGAGACCGACGGCCCCGACGAGCGGGCCGCCGGGGACACCGGCGCGCACGGCCTGAACGTCCACCCAGACCGCGGCGGCCGCGGCCCAGCCGGCGACCCCGGCGATCCACCCGCCCCGGACGGCCGCCCGGAAGTCGGCGACGAACTCCCTGAAGCCGCCCGCCTCGTGGGACGTACGCCGCCGCAGATGCCGTGCACCGGCCGCGAACGCGGCGGGGTAGGTGACCAGCGGCAGCGAGGCCACCGCGATCCACACCCCGGTGAGCAGGCACTCGGCGAACACGGCGAAACGCTCGGCGAACACGGATTCGCGAGGTGCCTTGCGCGCCTTCGCTCGCCTCTTCCGCTCCGCCCGCGCCCGCAGCTGGCTGGTGGCCATCTCAGCCCTTCAATCCGGAGGTCGCCATACCGTCGATCAGGTAGCGCTGGAAAGCGAGGAAGAAGAGGAGCACGGGCAGCAGGGCGACCAGCGACATCGCGATCATGCCGCCGTAGTTGGCGACGCCCTCCTGGTCGCGGAACATCATCATGCCGAGCGAGACCGTGTACTTGCTGGGCTCGTTGAGGTAGATCAGCGGGCCCATGAAGTCGTTCCAGGCGTTGATGAAGGTGAAGATCGCGCTGGTGATGAGGGCGGGGCGGCACAGCGGCAGCACGATCGACCAGTAGATCCGCAGATGGCCACAGCCGTCGAGCCGGGCCGCCTCGTCCAGTTCGCGCGGCAGGTTCCGCATGAACTGGACCATGAGGAAGACGAAGAACGCCTCGGTGGCCAGGTACTTGCCGATCAGCAGCGGAACGTAGGTGTTGACCAGTTCCATCTTCTGGAACATCACGTACTGCGGGATGAGCAGCACGTGATACGGCAGCAGGAGCGTGCCGATCATGAGGGAGAACAGCAGGTTCCGCCCGGCGAACCGGATCTTGGCGAAGGCGTAGGCCGTCAGCGAGCAGGAGATGAGGATGCCGACGACGGAGCCGAGCGCGTAGAAGAGGGAGTTCTGGAAGAAGGTCGCGATCGAGATGTCCGCGATGCCGTCGGCCAGGCCCTTGAAGTTGCCGAGGACGGGGCTGGTCGGCAACAGGTTCAGGCTGCCGATGATGTCCCGGCTGGGCTTGAACGAGGCGCCGATGACCCAGATGACGGGATAGAGGACGACCGCGAGGATCAGCAGCGCGCCGATGTGCCAGACCAGCGAGCCGGCACGCTTGCGGCCACCGGCCTCCAGTGGCTTGCGCAGGGTGGTGCTCATCGGGCGTCCTCCTCGTAGTGCACCCAGCGCTTCTGGGACCAGAAGAGGACGGCCGTCACCAGCGCCACGGCGAGCAGCAGCATCCAGGCCATGGCCGACGCGAAGCCCATCTGGGACTCCCTGAAGCCCTTCTGGTACAGGTAGCAGGTGTAGACGAGCGTGGCGTCCGCCGGTCCGCAGGTGGCGTTGGAGACCACGTACGCCGAGCCGAAGATCTGGAAGGAGTGGATGGTCTCCAGGAGCACGTTGAAGAAGAGCACCGGCGAGATCATCGGCAGGGTGATGCTCCAGAACCTGCGGAAGGGTCCGGCGCCGTCCACCTCGGCGGCCTCGTACAGCTCCCTCGGCACCTGCTTGAGTCCGGCGAGGAAGATCACCATGGGTGCGCCGAACTGCCAGACGGTGAGCGCGACCAGGCTGTAGAGCACCCAGTTCGGGTCGCCGACCCACCCTCCCGTGTGGAAGCCGAGGAACGACTGCGTGCGGTCCACGATGGCGTCGTCGGAGAAGAGCGCGCGCCACACGAAGCCGACGGAGACGCTCGCCCCGATGAGCGAAGGGGCGTAGAAGGCGGCCCGGTAGAAGGCCTGCCCCCGTCGGCTCTGCGCGAGCAGCAGGGCCACTCCGAGCGCGAGCAGCAGCTTGAGCGGGGTGCCGATGACGACGTACTTGGCCGTCACCTCGACCGACTTCTGCCACCGCGGATCGTGGAACATCTTGGTGAAGTTGTCGAAGCCGATCCACTTCGGCGAATTGAAAAGGTTGTAGTCGGTGAACGCGAAGTAGAGGGAGGCGGCCATCGGGCCGGCGGTCAGCAGCAGGAAGCCCGCGATCCACGGGGACATGAAGAGATAGCCGGCGAGGTTTTCCCGGCGCCCCCGCCGCTTTTTGGCGGCGGGGGCCTCGGGGCGTATCTCCGGGGCGTCGGGCGGAGAGTCCTTGACGAGCGTCACGGCGGTTCCCATCAGGCGGCGAGGGCGGTCTTCGCCTCGGAGAAGAACTGCTTGACCGCGTCGGCGACCTTGGTCGTGCCCTGCGACATGTCACCGCCGATGCGCAGGAAGGCGGACTCGCAGGTGTCGGCGCCCGCCGGGTGCGGGGTGATGGCGCCGAGCACTCCGGCCGCGGCGACATCCGTCTCGTACTTCGCGATCGCCTGGTTGGGCGCGTCGGCCGGCTTGTACGCGTCGAACTGCTCGGTGGTGGCGAGGATGCCCCGGTCGTAGCCCATGATCTTGCCGACCTCGGGGTCGTGGACCATGAAGTTGATGAACTGGGCGACCTCCTTGGGGTGCTTGGTGCGGGCGGAGGCGCTCAGCATCAGGGAGGCGAGGTACTGACCGGTCTGCTTGCCGTCGGTGGTCGGGATCGGCGCGAGGCCGTAGGTGCTGGTGCCCTCGGCGGTGTAGCGGACCGTGAAGTTGTCCCAGGTGAACTCGGAGGCGCCGTGGGCCGCCGAGAGCGAGGACTTGGGCTTGTCCTGCTCGACCCGCTTGGGGTCGGTGACGATGCCCGCCTTGACGCGGTTGTAGCCGTCCGTCCACCACTCCGTCAGGTCGGCCTCGTCGAAGCCGAGTCCGTCCTTGGTGAAGAACGCCTTGCCGTTCTGCCGGAGGTAGAGGTCGTACAGATACATGATGCTGAAGTAGCCGGTGTCGCCGGGCAGCTTCTGGGTGTCGTGGATCTTCTTCAGGGCGGCGAAGTACTCGTCCCAGGTCCAGCCCTGCTTCGGCTTGATGCCCGCCTTCTCAAACACCTTCTCGTCGATGACAAGTGACATGGTGTTGGATCCGACCGGAATACCGAGCTGCTTTCCGTCGACCTGACCGACCTTCTCGACTCCGGCGCGAAAGTTGTCGAGGCTCAGATTTCCCGCCTCTATCTGAGGCTTGAGGTCGAGCAGGATGCCTCTCTTGTCGTACTTCCGCAGGAATCCGACCGCGTTCTGGAATACGTCCGGGGGATTTCCTCCGGCGGCCTGGGTCTGGAACTTCTCCCAAAAGGCCACATAATCCTGGAAGTCGGTCTTCACCTTGATCTTCGGGTACTTCTTCTCGAAGAGCGCGATGGACTGGTTGATCCTCTTCGCCCGCTCGTCGGCACCCCACCAGGCGTACCGGATCGTGACCGTCCCGTCCCCGGAACTGCCGCTGTCCCCGCCGCAGCCCGTCGTCGCGGCCAGCCCCAGCGTGGCCAGTGAAGCTCCGGCCGCCTTGAGGACCGTACGCCTCTCAACACTCCCGTTGTTACCCACAGTCGGGCCTCCCCGCGACGTCGTTGCCACCTGCATGAATCGTTTCAAGTAAGCGCTTGCTGGCACAAGGTACGGAGGGCTTCCAGGCGCGTCAATGATTCGGACAGGAATTGATGTGACGCGGTTCGGCCGCGTGGCGACGGGTGTTGGGGGCGCCGCCCCCGCCGGGGTGCCTGAATGTGCAGGTCCGGGGCGTGCGGTCGGGGTGTCGAACAGAAAACGACGGGTCGGGCGAGCGCGGGGCCGGGCCGAAAACAACTGCCGCGCGGGTGGGATGCGAGGGGCGTGGCGGCAGCGGAGGAGGGGTGGGTGGACCGAGAGTGAGGGGGTTGGGGGGTGTGGTTTCACTAGGGGGCGGTGGTCGAACTGGCCTACGTGCGGGTGGGGTTGGTGGGGGGTGGGGAGGTGGGCAGGGGGTGGGTTTCGGGGGCTCGGGGGCCTGGACGGGCCCTGGTAGGTCTGGATGGGCCTGGGTGGGGTGTTCCGACGGGCGGGTTGTGCGCGTACCGACGGGGGCTGGCTCGGGCTGGTCCGGTGTTCGCCCTGGTCGGCGGATCGGCGTGGGGGCCCGCGATGCGGAGTTCAAGACTTCGCAGGGCACTGCATGCAACGTGCCCGGCGCCGGACGGGCTGGCGGAGCCGCGTGGTCCACATGTCTGGACCACATGACGGGGCACCACCGGTGCGGGCGGAGATCGGGTCGGGCGCCCCCCGAGGGAACGGGCATCTACCGAGGTCAGCGGCCTGGGAGAGGTTTACCGCTCGCCCGGAGTCCGTGTGCGGGAGGGAGATCGGAGGTGTGGGCGGGGCCGGGTCCGCGCGGGGGCGCCGGCGTCGATTCCGATGGCGGCGGCGACCGTGACTCCAGCTCCGATCCCGACGCCCGCACGGGGACCGCTACCGGCTCCGCCACTGGCACGGAGTGCGGCCCGTCGCTGCCGTGACGCGCTCTCCTGCCCCCGCGGGGCGGTGCGGAAATGACGAAGGCGACCCTGCCCACGTGGTGCGTGGAACTGGGTCGCCTGTCGTACTGGTGGGCGATACTGGGATCGAACCAGTGACCTCTTCGGTGTGAACGAAGCGCTCTCCCGCTGAGCTAATCGCCCGGGCGCAGGGAGAACATTACCCCATGTCAGGGGTGGCTCCGACCAGCCAAGGAGCCTCCAGGAGGGACCTTCACCCGTCGGTCATTCCTGGATGTTCCACGGCATCTGAACGCCGAACTTCCAGAGGTAGACACCACCAAGGGCCGCGACGATGACGACACCGACACTCGTGAGGATGATGTTGCGGCGCCGCACCTTCGGGTCGAGTGCCCGCTGTGTCGCCTCCGTGACCTTGCGCTTCGTCCAGCGGAGCACGAGCTGCGCCCAGACGAACTCGGTCGCCCAGATCGCCATGCCGCCGAAGATCACCAGCCAGCCGGGACCCGGCAGCGGAAGCATGATCACGCCCGCGCCGACCACCGCGAGCCCCACCACGAAAACACCCACCTGCCAGCTCAGATGCAGCGCACGGCGGGCCTTGATGAATTCCGGCGCCCGCGATCCGAGCGGCCCCTCGATCTTCGTCTCACCCTCGGCCGTGGCGACCTCGCCCGGCTCGTCACTCCCCGTATTCATACGGCCAAACCCTACCGGAGAGAAACCAGTCACCGGAATGGCCCTATCCGACGAACGTGCTCTCGGCCGGAAGAGTTACGTAAAGACACGCAAAACACTCAGAGGGGTTTACAACGGCACCGTAGGTGGCATGTCGATTTCGCCGACGTGCGAATCCCCGAGCGCACACTGAGCGAAAGGCCCTGGCGCTTATGAACACCACGGTCAGCTGCGAGCTGCACCTGCGCCTCGTTGTGTCGAGCGAGTCCTCACTGCCTGTACCCGCAGGACTGCGGTATGACACGGCCGATCCCTACGCCGTGCACGCCACCTTCCACACCGGAGCCGAGGAAACCGTCGAGTGGGTGTTCGCCCGCGACCTCCTCGCCGAGGGCCTGCATCGGCCCACCGGTACCGGCGACGTCCGAGTCTGGCCGTCCCGGAGCCATGGCCAGGGCGTCGTATGCATCGCCCTGAGCTCCCCGGAGGGCGAGGCCCTGCTGGAAGCCCCGGCGCGGGCCCTGGAATCGTTCCTGAAGCGAACGGACGCCGCCGTGCCCCCCGGCACGGAACACCGGCATTTCGATCTCGACACGGAGCTCTCACACATCCTGGCCGAGAGCTGACGAGACCCCCATAGAGCCGCCCGGCGCCGTCCACTCGGGGAGACGGCTCGGGCCTAAACATCTGCAATGGGCACAACCGCAAGGGCACGAACACCGGCGCCGTCGCCGCGGACTCCCGCGGGGGCGGCGCCGGTGCGCGTGGTCGACGGCAGGCCTCGACGGCCCCAGCGCCGCCGCGCGTGGCCGGGGCGGGCCTTCCTGCCCTGCCCGGGCCGGGACGCCGATGGGAGCCGATGAGAGCCGATCACGGCGCCGCCCGGGGCACGGGGCGGGCGCTGGGTTGAGTCGGGCCGACAGGCCGGGCGGGGCACGCCAGGCGGACTCACGCGGCCCACCGGGCTCAGCGCCGGACCGGACAGGGGCCGAGGCCGTTTCGGAGGTGTCCAGAGTGCCGTTCGGAGCCCGTGAACCGGCCCGTGACCGGCCCGTGAACTGGCCCGGGGTCGTGGCCGACCGCGTGCACATCGACCACCCCCGCTCCCCCACGCCAGGAAGCCACTACGATCGGCCAGCATCGGAGGGCGCCCGCCCGACCCCCAGGCCAGGGAGCAAAACGTGCTCATCACCCACGACACCCGGCGCTCCCTCGACGCCGTGGTGGACCTGGTGAATACCGCGGCGGAGAACGACACGCCGGACGGGCTCGCGGATGTCGCGGCCCTCGACGGTTTCGTACGAAGACACGGGATCAGTGATGTCGGCGTGCTGTCGGAGCAGGACCTCGCGGCCGTACGCGAGGTCCGCAGCCGGTTCGCCGGAGTCTTCGCCGCCGACGACCCCCGTACCGCCGCGGGCCTCATCAACGAGCTGGTCGCCGTCGCGGGCACCACGCCCCGGCTCACCGACCACGACGGCTACGACTGGCACGTGCACTACTTCGCGCCGGGTGCCTCCGTCGCCGACCACCTCGCGGCCGACTGCGGGATGGCGCTGGCGTTCTTCGTGGTCGCCGGAGAGCAGGACCGGCTGCGGCGCTGCGAGGCCCCGGACTGCCGGCACGCCTTCGTGGATCTCTCCCGGAACCGCTCGCGCCGCTACTGCGACAGCCGGACCTGCGGAAACCGGCTTCATGTGGCGGCGTACCGGGCGCGCCGCAAGGAAGCGGCGGGCTGACGGACGCTGGACGCGCGGCGGGCTGACGGAGCCCTCGGCGGGTGACGCCAGGGGCTCCGTGTACGGCTCAGAGCAGCAGCAGGTCGTGCAGCGAAGCCATGAGCAGCAGACAGCCGATCACCGCAAGGAAGATCATCAGCGGTGGCTGGGAAAGCGCGTAGAGACAACCCCGCGGCTCCTCGGGAGGGGCGGCGGTGTCGCTCTGT is a window of Streptomyces sp. NBC_00271 DNA encoding:
- a CDS encoding carbohydrate ABC transporter permease, with the translated sequence MSTTLRKPLEAGGRKRAGSLVWHIGALLILAVVLYPVIWVIGASFKPSRDIIGSLNLLPTSPVLGNFKGLADGIADISIATFFQNSLFYALGSVVGILISCSLTAYAFAKIRFAGRNLLFSLMIGTLLLPYHVLLIPQYVMFQKMELVNTYVPLLIGKYLATEAFFVFLMVQFMRNLPRELDEAARLDGCGHLRIYWSIVLPLCRPALITSAIFTFINAWNDFMGPLIYLNEPSKYTVSLGMMMFRDQEGVANYGGMIAMSLVALLPVLLFFLAFQRYLIDGMATSGLKG
- a CDS encoding carbohydrate ABC transporter permease gives rise to the protein MGTAVTLVKDSPPDAPEIRPEAPAAKKRRGRRENLAGYLFMSPWIAGFLLLTAGPMAASLYFAFTDYNLFNSPKWIGFDNFTKMFHDPRWQKSVEVTAKYVVIGTPLKLLLALGVALLLAQSRRGQAFYRAAFYAPSLIGASVSVGFVWRALFSDDAIVDRTQSFLGFHTGGWVGDPNWVLYSLVALTVWQFGAPMVIFLAGLKQVPRELYEAAEVDGAGPFRRFWSITLPMISPVLFFNVLLETIHSFQIFGSAYVVSNATCGPADATLVYTCYLYQKGFRESQMGFASAMAWMLLLAVALVTAVLFWSQKRWVHYEEDAR
- a CDS encoding ABC transporter substrate-binding protein codes for the protein MGNNGSVERRTVLKAAGASLATLGLAATTGCGGDSGSSGDGTVTIRYAWWGADERAKRINQSIALFEKKYPKIKVKTDFQDYVAFWEKFQTQAAGGNPPDVFQNAVGFLRKYDKRGILLDLKPQIEAGNLSLDNFRAGVEKVGQVDGKQLGIPVGSNTMSLVIDEKVFEKAGIKPKQGWTWDEYFAALKKIHDTQKLPGDTGYFSIMYLYDLYLRQNGKAFFTKDGLGFDEADLTEWWTDGYNRVKAGIVTDPKRVEQDKPKSSLSAAHGASEFTWDNFTVRYTAEGTSTYGLAPIPTTDGKQTGQYLASLMLSASARTKHPKEVAQFINFMVHDPEVGKIMGYDRGILATTEQFDAYKPADAPNQAIAKYETDVAAAGVLGAITPHPAGADTCESAFLRIGGDMSQGTTKVADAVKQFFSEAKTALAA
- a CDS encoding TIGR02611 family protein, producing MNTGSDEPGEVATAEGETKIEGPLGSRAPEFIKARRALHLSWQVGVFVVGLAVVGAGVIMLPLPGPGWLVIFGGMAIWATEFVWAQLVLRWTKRKVTEATQRALDPKVRRRNIILTSVGVVIVAALGGVYLWKFGVQMPWNIQE
- a CDS encoding SsgA family sporulation/cell division regulator; its protein translation is MNTTVSCELHLRLVVSSESSLPVPAGLRYDTADPYAVHATFHTGAEETVEWVFARDLLAEGLHRPTGTGDVRVWPSRSHGQGVVCIALSSPEGEALLEAPARALESFLKRTDAAVPPGTEHRHFDLDTELSHILAES
- a CDS encoding CGNR zinc finger domain-containing protein, which encodes MLITHDTRRSLDAVVDLVNTAAENDTPDGLADVAALDGFVRRHGISDVGVLSEQDLAAVREVRSRFAGVFAADDPRTAAGLINELVAVAGTTPRLTDHDGYDWHVHYFAPGASVADHLAADCGMALAFFVVAGEQDRLRRCEAPDCRHAFVDLSRNRSRRYCDSRTCGNRLHVAAYRARRKEAAG